From candidate division WWE3 bacterium, the proteins below share one genomic window:
- a CDS encoding uL15 family ribosomal protein, whose protein sequence is MITIHSLPQLKGWNKPNKRLGQGYGSGKGSKSGRGDKGQNSREGTGKISAFFQGGQSRLTKGLGWKRGVKNPANNPKAKRKRIRYKVK, encoded by the coding sequence ATGATTACCATACATTCTTTACCACAATTAAAAGGCTGGAATAAACCAAACAAGCGTCTTGGTCAAGGCTATGGCTCCGGCAAGGGTTCTAAATCTGGGCGGGGTGATAAGGGTCAAAATAGTCGTGAGGGTACCGGTAAAATTTCGGCTTTCTTTCAAGGCGGTCAAAGTCGTTTAACCAAGGGGCTCGGTTGGAAGCGCGGCGTCAAAAATCCGGCCAACAACCCCAAAGCCAAACGCAAGCGGATTCGATACAAGGTTAAATAA
- a CDS encoding 30S ribosomal protein S5, translating into MAYQPREKSEYEEKIIQNNRTSKKIKGGNKVGYAVLVCIGNRKGQVGVALGKAPEVATALHKAVSKAKRALFTIPLRNNTIPGVVATKFGGASVLLKPAPAGSGLIAGGALRIILDLGGVHDVSAKMLGNNNKINNAYATVKALKLLSATIAKRT; encoded by the coding sequence ATGGCTTATCAACCACGGGAAAAAAGTGAATACGAAGAAAAGATTATCCAAAATAATCGGACCAGTAAAAAAATTAAGGGTGGAAATAAAGTTGGTTATGCGGTCTTGGTGTGTATTGGAAATCGCAAAGGTCAAGTTGGTGTTGCTTTAGGCAAAGCTCCCGAGGTCGCAACAGCTCTTCATAAGGCTGTTTCCAAAGCGAAGCGGGCGTTATTTACTATTCCGCTGCGTAATAACACTATTCCCGGAGTGGTAGCTACGAAGTTTGGTGGGGCTTCTGTTCTTTTAAAGCCGGCTCCCGCGGGCAGTGGACTTATTGCCGGTGGCGCTTTACGGATTATTTTGGATTTGGGCGGGGTGCACGATGTTTCCGCTAAAATGCTTGGTAATAACAACAAAATTAATAACGCTTACGCTACAGTGAAGGCTTTAAAATTATTGTCAGCCACAATTGCTAAGAGAACATGA
- the rplR gene encoding 50S ribosomal protein L18, giving the protein MAAVTKRTNLERRKIRVRAKVWGSSESPRISVRRTNTRMIVQAINDDKAATLAYASDFDLTAAEQKKNKSERAELVGKLFGEKSIKAGIKSGVFDRNGYLYHGRVARLADGIRAAGLII; this is encoded by the coding sequence ATGGCTGCTGTAACTAAAAGAACAAATTTAGAAAGACGCAAGATCCGAGTCCGGGCCAAGGTTTGGGGTTCGTCCGAAAGTCCTCGAATTAGCGTTCGTCGCACTAATACTCGAATGATCGTGCAGGCAATCAACGATGATAAAGCGGCCACTTTAGCCTACGCTTCAGATTTTGATTTAACGGCCGCGGAGCAAAAAAAGAATAAATCAGAGCGGGCGGAATTAGTGGGAAAACTCTTTGGCGAAAAGTCTATTAAGGCGGGAATTAAATCAGGTGTTTTTGATCGTAACGGTTATTTGTATCATGGTCGGGTCGCACGTCTCGCGGATGGCATTCGCGCGGCAGGTTTAATAATTTAA
- the rplF gene encoding 50S ribosomal protein L6 — translation MSRIGKLPVVIPMGVAVTVKDREVLVHGSKGDQMVSFPQGIHVNVQDDKVNVTCEKELLYPSWGTTRALINNAVIGVSTGWTKSLEMVGVGFKSIVKGQILEVTAGYSHVVLFEIPEGITAVVEANTKITLSGNSKNLVGQTAAKIRKIRKPEPYKGKGIKYAGEIIRRKAGKSGKAGASK, via the coding sequence ATGTCTAGAATTGGAAAATTACCGGTCGTAATACCAATGGGTGTTGCCGTAACGGTTAAGGACCGTGAAGTTTTGGTGCATGGGTCTAAAGGGGATCAAATGGTCTCTTTTCCCCAAGGAATTCACGTTAACGTACAGGACGATAAAGTCAACGTCACTTGTGAAAAAGAGCTACTGTATCCGTCTTGGGGTACCACTCGGGCTCTAATTAATAACGCCGTCATTGGGGTCTCAACCGGTTGGACTAAATCCTTGGAAATGGTCGGGGTTGGTTTTAAATCGATTGTTAAAGGTCAAATTTTAGAAGTTACCGCTGGCTATTCACACGTGGTTCTTTTTGAGATTCCCGAGGGCATTACTGCTGTTGTGGAGGCTAACACTAAAATAACGTTAAGCGGTAACAGCAAGAATTTAGTGGGCCAAACGGCCGCCAAGATTCGAAAGATTCGCAAACCGGAACCGTACAAGGGTAAAGGAATTAAATACGCCGGTGAGATAATTCGTCGTAAGGCCGGGAAGTCGGGGAAGGCCGGCGCTAGCAAGTAA
- the rpsH gene encoding 30S ribosomal protein S8, translating to MVNDTVADFIIRIKNAAATQKAVELPLTKLNEHIAKLLEKLGYVSEVRVFKESKVSYKSLHVMPTSKLSGIRRISKSGLRVYKGYADLNPVLGGMGVAVLSTPKGILTDREARKLKIGGEVLFEVW from the coding sequence ATGGTTAATGATACTGTTGCCGATTTTATAATTAGAATTAAAAACGCCGCCGCCACTCAAAAAGCGGTAGAACTACCTTTAACAAAGCTTAATGAGCATATTGCCAAGTTGCTCGAAAAACTTGGTTATGTTTCAGAGGTCAGAGTTTTTAAAGAAAGCAAAGTTAGCTATAAAAGTTTGCATGTAATGCCTACAAGTAAATTATCAGGAATTCGACGGATTTCTAAATCCGGCTTACGGGTTTACAAAGGTTACGCAGATTTAAATCCGGTGCTGGGAGGCATGGGAGTGGCTGTTTTGTCTACTCCAAAAGGCATCTTAACTGATCGTGAAGCTCGAAAATTAAAAATTGGCGGCGAAGTTTTATTTGAAGTTTGGTAA
- a CDS encoding type Z 30S ribosomal protein S14 — protein sequence MAKKCLVIKQKQTPKFSTRKYNRCALCGRRHGFIRRFGICRICFRELALKGEIPGVAKI from the coding sequence ATGGCTAAAAAATGTTTGGTAATTAAACAAAAGCAAACCCCGAAATTTTCGACTCGCAAGTATAACCGCTGTGCGCTTTGTGGTCGGAGGCACGGTTTTATTCGCCGTTTTGGAATTTGTAGGATCTGTTTTCGAGAACTTGCGCTTAAAGGCGAGATACCGGGAGTAGCTAAAATATAA
- the rplE gene encoding 50S ribosomal protein L5: MNKASITKINVNMGIGRVKDDKAFVEESTNELALICGQKAFARKSRLAISNFKLREGELIGLTCTLRGPRAKAFLDKLIQVVLPRVRDFRGVSPKSFDGAGNYTLGISEHSIFPEIDPNRATKIKGLEVTIGTNCKTDDEARSFLTSLGMPFIKGKV; encoded by the coding sequence ATGAATAAAGCTTCCATAACGAAGATAAACGTTAATATGGGAATCGGACGCGTAAAAGACGATAAGGCTTTTGTAGAAGAGTCAACTAACGAATTGGCGTTAATTTGCGGCCAAAAAGCTTTTGCTCGTAAATCAAGACTCGCCATTTCTAACTTTAAATTACGAGAGGGAGAATTAATTGGTTTAACTTGTACTTTGCGGGGGCCCAGGGCCAAGGCTTTTTTGGATAAATTAATTCAAGTAGTGTTACCACGAGTCCGAGATTTTAGAGGCGTTTCTCCTAAATCTTTTGATGGGGCCGGTAATTATACACTGGGTATTTCCGAGCACTCTATTTTTCCGGAGATCGACCCGAACAGAGCAACGAAAATAAAGGGTTTGGAAGTGACTATTGGGACTAATTGTAAGACTGATGATGAGGCCAGGTCATTCTTAACCTCATTGGGAATGCCTTTCATAAAAGGCAAGGTTTAA
- the rplX gene encoding 50S ribosomal protein L24 — MSMKIRINDKVKVLSGKDRGHEGVVGVVFPKSGQVLIEGVNMATQHVKKNAQNKEGGRIKIAKPIDASNVAIICSKCNKVSRIGFKFVEGKKVRACKKCGEVL, encoded by the coding sequence TTGTCTATGAAAATTAGAATTAACGATAAAGTAAAAGTATTATCCGGTAAAGATCGTGGTCACGAAGGTGTCGTTGGCGTGGTGTTTCCTAAATCCGGCCAAGTATTAATCGAAGGTGTTAATATGGCCACTCAACATGTTAAGAAAAACGCACAGAATAAAGAAGGCGGTCGAATTAAGATTGCCAAACCAATTGACGCCAGTAATGTTGCCATTATCTGTTCTAAATGCAACAAAGTATCTCGAATCGGCTTTAAATTTGTAGAGGGTAAAAAAGTGAGGGCTTGCAAAAAATGCGGAGAAGTATTATGA
- the rplN gene encoding 50S ribosomal protein L14, giving the protein MIQIRTRLVVADNSGADSLMTISFPGPTGKRIARLGDVIKCVVRGAVPTGAVKDREMVKVVIVRTRKEVRRSDGSYVRFDDNAGVVIDKDGNPLGTRIFGPVARELRDLGFAKIISLAPEVW; this is encoded by the coding sequence ATGATTCAAATCCGCACTCGTTTAGTGGTAGCTGATAATAGCGGAGCCGATAGCTTAATGACTATTTCTTTTCCCGGTCCCACCGGTAAAAGAATCGCTCGTTTGGGCGATGTGATAAAATGCGTCGTTCGGGGAGCGGTTCCGACAGGAGCGGTTAAAGATCGAGAAATGGTAAAAGTGGTTATTGTGCGAACTCGGAAAGAAGTGCGGCGCAGTGACGGCTCTTATGTCCGTTTTGACGATAACGCTGGGGTGGTCATTGATAAAGATGGTAATCCTTTGGGGACTCGGATTTTTGGGCCGGTGGCTCGGGAGTTACGTGATTTAGGATTTGCTAAAATTATTTCTTTAGCGCCCGAAGTTTGGTAA
- a CDS encoding uS17 family ribosomal protein, with the protein MNKKALTGKIVSFKLLKTVTVEYSVPKKDPKYGKRIKFHKRVLAHLPEAIKVVIGNKVVINPCRPLSHRKHFIVTEVLK; encoded by the coding sequence ATGAATAAAAAAGCCTTAACTGGAAAAATTGTGAGTTTTAAACTTTTGAAGACGGTGACCGTTGAGTACAGCGTTCCTAAAAAGGACCCAAAATACGGGAAACGCATCAAGTTTCATAAGAGGGTTCTAGCCCATCTTCCGGAAGCTATTAAGGTCGTTATCGGTAATAAAGTGGTTATTAATCCTTGTCGTCCTTTAAGCCATCGGAAGCATTTTATAGTGACGGAGGTTCTAAAATGA
- the rpmC gene encoding 50S ribosomal protein L29, translating to MIKAIEVRKQSITELKKMVAETEMKLARTKMDIILDKSKNTSELSKLRRTIAQAKTIIAEKELLEN from the coding sequence ATGATTAAAGCCATAGAAGTAAGAAAACAATCTATTACCGAATTAAAAAAAATGGTCGCGGAGACGGAAATGAAGCTGGCTCGCACTAAAATGGATATTATTTTAGATAAATCGAAAAATACCAGTGAGCTGTCTAAATTACGGCGGACAATCGCTCAAGCGAAAACAATTATTGCCGAAAAAGAATTATTAGAAAATTAA